The sequence GCGCGAAAATGGTGGTCCCCGTGTCGGCCCCGTTCTTTGCAGACCACTTCCCGCGGAAGCCGGTCTTTCCGGGAACACTTCTTCTCGATGCGAAGACACGACTTGCAGCCAGCCTCGCCGCAGAAACGGTTGACCCAAGCGTCCGACCGCTCCTCAGGCCGACGCGCATCTACAATGTGAAACTCCGCTCGTTCGTGCATCCGGGCCAGGCATTAGAGATTGATGCCGAGGTCTTGACGACAAGCCGGGCCTCGACCGAGATCGGCCTCGCCGCGGAGGTCGAAGGTCAACGGGTATCAACCGCCCGTGTGGAAGTAAGCCTGTTGGAGACATCGTGACAGGAGAACGACGCCGCGTAGCGATCACCGGGCTCGGAGTCGTGACTCCGCTCGGCAACAACATTGCAACCACCTGGGAAGCTCTCCTAACTGGTCGTACCGGGGTTGCTCGGATTTCGAGCTTTGATGCGAGCGGCTTTCCGGTCCGGATCGCTGCGGAGGTGAAGAAATTCGATCCACGAACCGCAATCGAGGACCGCAAGCTCCTCAAGTTCGCGAACCGGTATCACAGCTTCGCACTCGCCGCGGCCGAGGAAGCAATTCGGGACGCCGGCATCCGGCCTGAGAGTCGCACTGCACCGCGCTGGGGCTGCGCCGTCGGCAGCGGGATGATGGGGGTTGAGTTCGCGAAACTCGTAGAGGTTCATCAGCGTTTTGCCGAGAATGGGTCTCTCTCTTCCGAGCGACTCGGTGCCGCGGGGGTGACAGCCGCGGATCCGATCGCCTTCTGCCAAAGTCAAGCGAATGCCGGACTCTCGCTCATCCTCCGCCATTTCGGGATCCGCGGCTACGCGACCTCGGTGAACACAGCGTGCGCCTCGGGGGGGCAGGCGCTCGGAACGGCATTGAAGCTCATACGGCGAGGGACCGCGGACTTTGTCCTCGCCGGCGGCTTTGACTCGATGGTAAACCCGGTCGGGCTCTCGGCATTCTGTCTTCTCGGCGCCCTTTCACCTGACAATGATACGCCCGAGCATGCGAGCCGGCCGTTCGACCGGACCCGAAACGGTTTCGTGCTCGGCGAGGGAGCCGGGTTCCTCGTTCTAGAGGAGTGGAGTGCGGCCCAACGGCGCGGGGCACGAATTTACGCCGAGCTTGCAGGTGACGGCAACTCTCTCAGCAGCTACAGAATCACCGATTCTCATCCATCAGGTGATGGCCCCATCCAGGCGATCCGCCAAAGCCTCGCAAGTGCCGGCGCGCGGCCAGACGAAGTGGACTACTTGAACGCCCACGGAACCTCGACGCCCATGAACGACCAGAGCGAGTGTGTAGCGGTCCGGGCGCTGTTCGGCCGGCATGCGGATCGTATCGGGGTCAGCTCAACAAAGAGTCTTATGGGACACCTCGTCTCCGGAGCGGGGGCGGTCGAGGCCGCGATCTGCGCCCTGGCGATCCATCATGGAATCCTTCCGCCCAACGCGAACCTGCGCGAATTGGACCCCGACTGCGATCTCGAATTCGTCCGCGACCAACCGCTCCTCCGGAGAGTGGGTGTTGCGATTTCAAACTCGTTTGGCTTTGGCGGGTCAAACAATTGCATCGTCTTTCGGAACCCTGAGGACGTTCGTACATGAGCACGAAGGTGCTGGTAACCGGCGAGGGCGCCATCTGCGCCTCGGGCAAGGAACCTGGCGAGATCTGGGACGCAGCGCGGGCTGGGCGATCTGCGATTGCGCCAATCCAGCAGTGGAACTCGGCAAGCTGGCCGTCCAAGCTGGCGGGAGAGATAGCTGACTTCAACCCGCGAGCACTAGTGGAGGATCGAAAGCTCCACAAGCTTGTCCGCCGCACCGATCTCCTCGGGCTGTATGCCGCGGCTAAGGCGATTGAGGGCGCTGGACTCGTTGCGTACCGAGATGCTCTTGATCCGACCGGAACCGATCTGTTCAATGACCGCACCGCAGTCTACGTCGGGTCGGGCGGCAGCACGTATCAGGACCAGTATGACTTCTTCCCGCTTCTCACCGACGCAGCGGGGGATCTCGGGGCGTTCGGTCGTGAACTGACCGGAACCGTTAACCCCATGTGGCTGCTCCGCGTCCTCCCCAATAATGTCCTCTGCCACGTTGGAATCCAATACAACTTCAAGGGACCCAATGGATGCGTGACCAACCACGGAGTCAGCGGGACGCTCGCGATCGTCGAGACGGCGGCGGCCCTTCGTGCGGGCGAGGCAGACCAGGCGGTCGCGGTCGGACACGATTCGCCGGTCGAGCCGGAGACTATCCTCCATTACCATGCGCTCGGCCTCCTCGCCGCGGACACGATTCGGCCCTTTGACGCCGGGCATAGCGGGAGTATCCTAGGGGAAGGTGCCGGGGCACTGGTCCTCGAAACGCAGTCTGCCGCGCATGCGCGCGGCGCGAAGGTCCTCGGGGAGTTTCTCGGAAGCGGCTGCGTGACGGAGGCCGAAGGGCTGCTCTCGGTCCGCGGGGACGGGGATGGGCTTGCGCGCGCTATTGCCCAGGCGCTCGACGATGCTGGGATTGGTACCGCTGAGGTCGGCATGGTAGTGGCCCACGGAAACGGCACGCCGATGTCGGACGCATCAGAGGCGTTGGCACTTCGGCGTATCTTTGGTACGACGACTCCGCCGGTGACGTCCTTTAAATGGGCCTTTGGGCACCTACTAGCCGCATCCGGCATCATTGATACCGTCCTGGCCCTCAACTCGCTGCGTCACTGGCAGGTTCCCGGCATCGCGACCCTTCGGGACCTTGCCCCGGCCTGCAAACACCTGGCCGCGTCGGCGATGCCCCAACCGCCACGGAGCGATGTGGCTCTCGTTCTCAGCCGAGGCTTTGCCGGGACGGACGCCGCGTTGCTCCTCCGAGCCTCAGCCAGCGCAGGAGACAACTAATGGACTCATCTGTTCCGCTCACACGCTGTGGTATCGACTCTGTGGATCTCTCGCGCATAGACCGGTTGCTTCGCGAGACCCACAGGGAGGACCTCTTGCGGATCTTTTCCGCGGAAGAACTCAAAGACGCGGGTGACGGAGCCGGTCGAGTGGCTAGCATCGCGGCGCGGTTCGCTGCCAAGGAGGCCTGCCTGAAACTCTTTCCCCGTGAGACCGCGCTCGGACAAATTGGTCCAGCGGACTTTGTCGTCGCACAGGACGGCTACGGTGCGCCCCGTATCGTCCCCAGCCAGATGGCTCAAGCACTGCTCGACCGTTATCGCCTGAAGGCGATTGCGCTCTCGCTCACGCACCATGACGCGAGCGCGTCCGCACTCGTGGTGACCGACCCTCTGCAGACCCACGTCCCGCTCGTTGGCAAGATTATCTATTACCTCCTCCCCATCCGCCGCCGGGTCGTCCTCTCGAATCTGCGTCTCGTCTTTGGGGGGAAAGTGCCCGAGAGTGAAATCGTGCGGCTCGCACAAGCCTTCTACGGTCACATGGGCCGCTTTCTGGTCGAGTTCATCGGGTATTCCTGGCTCTCTATGGCGCGACGGGCTGCGCTCGTCCGGGTAGAAAACGTTGATGCAATTCTTCGCGCACATGAACAGGGTAAAGGCGTCCTCGTTCTCACTGCCCACCTTGGAAACTGGGAACTGACCACCGTCGCGGGGATGGCAAACTTTCCGCAATACCGTGGTCGGTTCCACATACCCCGGAAACCCCTTCACCCTCCCTGGCTCGACGCCCTCGTTACCGGGCGGTTCCGCCGCGCGGGCCTCGGAGTCCTTCCCAAGAAGGGCGCACTTGAGGCCATCTTGGACCGGCTCGCCGCCCAGGATGTCATCGTGTTCATTTTCGACCAGCACGCCGGAGGCAGGGACGGTGTGGAGGTGGAGTTTTTCGGGCACAAAGCCAAAACCTTCCGAAGCCTCGCTACGATCGCGCTCGCGACCGGAAGCCCAGTAGTCCCGGCCGCAACCTGGCGCGAGCCGGATGGCCACCACGTGCTCCGCTTCGAGGAAGCTCTTCCGGTGGTCGAGTGCGACGATCCTGACGAGGCGATCCGAGCGAATACGCGTGTCTACAATGCTGCACTCGAGAGGTTGATCCTCCGTCATCCCGAGCAGTGGTTCTGGATGCACCGACGGTGGAAAAATCTTCGTTGATTCACCAGCCTCCCCCCCCCAGGTTTTGCGCCACTGATTCAATCACCAGACCGACCCCATCAGACCCCTCCCCCGCTGGCCTCTACAGCCTGCCGGCTCGTGTACGTCCGGGGTTACAGCCGTCCAGACGAACGCGCCAAAATGACTGTCCATTTATCGGCAGCCGCTCAAAAATCGTCACCGGCGACCAGAGATCTCCACCTCGTAACTCCTTTAATATTCCATGCTTCCAGCCCTGAGGCCCTGGCATAGAGATTGCCACATCCCCTGTAAGGAGAATTGGAACCATCAATCCGTTACCCCCCAAGTGGGATTGGAGCGAAAGACCCATGGGTATCCAGGAATTCATGGAATGCCAGACGTGCATTGGAGGGACCAACCCGCGTTACGATCTCACCCCTTGTCCAAGCTGTTGGGGCGCTCAGAAGATGCCCCAACTGCCCTCAGCCATGCGGAAAGAAATGGTCCGCCTCTACCAATGGTTAGCAACCGGAGTGACTACGCTCGTACGGCAAAGGCGGCCCGGTCACGATCTGGGTGAGCCAGGCAGTGCTGACGGAGCTACCTCAGCATGTGACAGGCGGAAAAGACGCCTTTCGAAGAAGCGATCCGGGCATGCAGGCCGCCATCGCGGTCTGTAAAATAGGAGGGAATACTGTGAAGAAGAAGAAATTAGGTCAGGTGAGCCGCAGTCAGTGTGAGGAGATCTGCGCGATTCTCCGGGAGGTCAACGGGATACCCCATGTCGAACTACGGGTGTACCGTCGCTCTCACCGCCCAGGTGAAGAGTCCCTGCCAGGGACAGAAGCAATTGCCCTGCCTGTTGAGATGCTTCCAGATTTTCTTCGCATGCTCGAGCAGGCGCAGGA comes from Candidatus Methylomirabilota bacterium and encodes:
- a CDS encoding beta-ketoacyl-[acyl-carrier-protein] synthase family protein, which gives rise to MTGERRRVAITGLGVVTPLGNNIATTWEALLTGRTGVARISSFDASGFPVRIAAEVKKFDPRTAIEDRKLLKFANRYHSFALAAAEEAIRDAGIRPESRTAPRWGCAVGSGMMGVEFAKLVEVHQRFAENGSLSSERLGAAGVTAADPIAFCQSQANAGLSLILRHFGIRGYATSVNTACASGGQALGTALKLIRRGTADFVLAGGFDSMVNPVGLSAFCLLGALSPDNDTPEHASRPFDRTRNGFVLGEGAGFLVLEEWSAAQRRGARIYAELAGDGNSLSSYRITDSHPSGDGPIQAIRQSLASAGARPDEVDYLNAHGTSTPMNDQSECVAVRALFGRHADRIGVSSTKSLMGHLVSGAGAVEAAICALAIHHGILPPNANLRELDPDCDLEFVRDQPLLRRVGVAISNSFGFGGSNNCIVFRNPEDVRT
- a CDS encoding beta-ketoacyl synthase N-terminal-like domain-containing protein codes for the protein MSTKVLVTGEGAICASGKEPGEIWDAARAGRSAIAPIQQWNSASWPSKLAGEIADFNPRALVEDRKLHKLVRRTDLLGLYAAAKAIEGAGLVAYRDALDPTGTDLFNDRTAVYVGSGGSTYQDQYDFFPLLTDAAGDLGAFGRELTGTVNPMWLLRVLPNNVLCHVGIQYNFKGPNGCVTNHGVSGTLAIVETAAALRAGEADQAVAVGHDSPVEPETILHYHALGLLAADTIRPFDAGHSGSILGEGAGALVLETQSAAHARGAKVLGEFLGSGCVTEAEGLLSVRGDGDGLARAIAQALDDAGIGTAEVGMVVAHGNGTPMSDASEALALRRIFGTTTPPVTSFKWAFGHLLAASGIIDTVLALNSLRHWQVPGIATLRDLAPACKHLAASAMPQPPRSDVALVLSRGFAGTDAALLLRASASAGDN
- a CDS encoding 4'-phosphopantetheinyl transferase superfamily protein, whose product is MDSSVPLTRCGIDSVDLSRIDRLLRETHREDLLRIFSAEELKDAGDGAGRVASIAARFAAKEACLKLFPRETALGQIGPADFVVAQDGYGAPRIVPSQMAQALLDRYRLKAIALSLTHHDASASALVVTDPLQTHVPLVGKIIYYLLPIRRRVVLSNLRLVFGGKVPESEIVRLAQAFYGHMGRFLVEFIGYSWLSMARRAALVRVENVDAILRAHEQGKGVLVLTAHLGNWELTTVAGMANFPQYRGRFHIPRKPLHPPWLDALVTGRFRRAGLGVLPKKGALEAILDRLAAQDVIVFIFDQHAGGRDGVEVEFFGHKAKTFRSLATIALATGSPVVPAATWREPDGHHVLRFEEALPVVECDDPDEAIRANTRVYNAALERLILRHPEQWFWMHRRWKNLR